A genomic stretch from Euwallacea fornicatus isolate EFF26 chromosome 10, ASM4011564v1, whole genome shotgun sequence includes:
- the LOC136341731 gene encoding uncharacterized protein isoform X1, translating to MLKLLRESIPKHPRKWKFLQSEVRYYARGFTVDHVQPLTEDTLTGRFLVYVTPTKNSHQATPLDKVNLIASFKCHRLNVKTADSSVISAMINALDDSNIVRNKYEFEDLFRALDSGCCSRINELAIEDHFNLLNAFTNVIGHKIRKSNYFLLALKVLTNQKNYLNKEQLVHLMFYIGLLKKDRIAQDMIRQCIKLFTKETINNLTKEDLCIICNSTFKTSTKIKNFLLLYRIKSYINNNLNLLSDPAGFVTFIKTLRHNRYQDEDILNTITCTMFFNETLQYYSFSAMCHILALYADFLFYDENVLNILTSKCLELLKGSTFTSKNTYLIDQPRTKDIKRLLWALSNLGYKLPQKDIDNIIMPQIKVRIKTGQFVNDQGSLVQMILYLWMMQYKARDLIREVLTVEVARDIWGNQIACIESLNLLLTCIYHEDPELFHQINLHPQQTLSSAYHQNIQLAKRPILQTIVDNLKSIAVRNGIDKYEVGCQVPFINIIGITGFQKKIYKTVNIEVLDEYTCLKNTENVPSGLMKLKLRILDGCDQGLIVIEEQDIANCTSLELQKILKDEISLVC from the exons ATGCTTAAATTACTGAGAGAGTCAATACCAAAACACCCCAGAAAGTGGAAATTTCTTCAGTCAGAAGTAAGATATTACGCCCGAGGTTTCACTGTAGATCATGTGCAACCCCTCACTGAAGATACACTCACTGGAAGGTTTCTTGTTTATGTGACACCTACTAAAAATTCTCACCAAGCCACTCCTTTagataaagtaaatttaattgcaaGTTTCAAGTGTCATAGACTGAATGTTAAGACTGCAGATTCGTCTGTAATATCAGCAATGATAAACGCCTTAGATGATAGCAATATAGtgagaaataaatatgaatttgaaGACTTGTTTCGAGCCCTTGACTCTGGATGCTGTAGCAGAATTAATGAACTTGCAATTGAAGATCATTTCAACTTATTGAATGCCTTTACTAATGTAATCGGGCATAAAATCCGTAAAAGCAACTACTTCTTATTGGCATTAAAGGTGTTAACCAACCAAAAGAATTATCTTAATAAAGAGCAGCTGGTTCATTTAATGTTCTATATTGGGCTGTTAAAGAAAGACCGCATAGCTCAGGACATGATTAGACAatgcattaaattatttaccaaAGAGACCattaacaatttaacaaaAGAAGACTTATGCATTATTTGCAATTCAACATTTAAAAccagtacaaaaataaaaaacttccTGCTTTTATATAGGATTAAATCATATATAAACAACAACTTGAATTTATTGAGTGATCCTGCAGGGTTTGTCACCTTCATTAAAACTCTAAGGCACAATCGGTATCAAGATGAAGACATCCTGAACACTATAACATGTAccatgttttttaatgaaaccctGCAGTATTATTCATTCAGTGCCATGTGCCACATTTTAGCCTTATATGCAGACTTTTTGTTCTATGATGAGAATGTATTAAATATCCTAACTTCAAAATGTTTGGAGCTACTAAAAGGCTCAACATTTACAagtaaaaatacatatttaatagaTCAGCCAAGAACTAAGGATATAAAGAGGCTTCTATGGGCTTTAAGTAATTTGGGTTATAAATTGCCCCAAAAGGATATAGATAATATTATAATGCCTCAAATTAAAGTTAGGATTAAAACAGGGCAGTTTGTGAATGATCAAGGTTCTTTAGTGCAAATGATCTTATATTTGTGGATGATGCAGTATAAGGCTCGTGATTTAATTAGGGAGGTTTTGACTGTTGAAGTTGCTAGGGACATTTGGG GAAATCAAATAGCTTGCATTGAGAGCCTAAACCTCCTATTAACATGCATCTACCATGAAGATCCTGAGCTATTTCATCAAATAAACTTGCATCCACAACAAACTTTATCATCTGCATACCACCAAAATATACAACTTGCCAAAAGGCCTATACTGCAAACCATAGTAGACAATTTAAAATCTATAGCAGTGCGGAATGGGATAGATAAATATGAAGTGGGGTGTCAAGTACCTTTCATTAATATAATAGGAATCACAGGGTTTCAGAAAAAGATTTATAAAACTGTGAATATTGAAGTGTTGGATGAATACACTTGTCTTAAAAACACAGAAAATGTGCCTTCAGGTTTGATGAAGTTGAAATTAAGGATTCTGGATGGATGCGATCAGGGTTTAATTGTG aTAGAGGAGCAAGATATTGCTAACTGCACCAGCCTAGAGCTGCAAAAGATTTTGAAAGACGAAATCTCCTTAGTTTGTTAA
- the LOC136341731 gene encoding uncharacterized protein isoform X2, with translation MLKLLRESIPKHPRKWKFLQSEVRYYARGFTVDHVQPLTEDTLTGRFLVYVTPTKNSHQATPLDKVNLIASFKCHRLNVKTADSSVISAMINALDDSNIVRNKYEFEDLFRALDSGCCSRINELAIEDHFNLLNAFTNVIGHKIRKSNYFLLALKVLTNQKNYLNKEQLVHLMFYIGLLKKDRIAQDMIRQCIKLFTKETINNLTKEDLCIICNSTFKTSTKIKNFLLLYRIKSYINNNLNLLSDPAGFVTFIKTLRHNRYQDEDILNTITCTMFFNETLQYYSFSAMCHILALYADFLFYDENVLNILTSKCLELLKGSTFTSKNTYLIDQPRTKDIKRLLWALSNLGYKLPQKDIDNIIMPQIKVRIKTGQFVNDQGSLVQMILYLWMMQYKARDLIREVLTVEVARDIWGNQIACIESLNLLLTCIYHEDPELFHQINLHPQQTLSSAYHQNIQLAKRPILQTIVDNLKSIAVRNGIDKYEVGCQVPFINIIGITGFQKKIYKTVNIEVLDEYTCLKNTENVPSGLMKLKLRILDGCDQGLIVV, from the exons ATGCTTAAATTACTGAGAGAGTCAATACCAAAACACCCCAGAAAGTGGAAATTTCTTCAGTCAGAAGTAAGATATTACGCCCGAGGTTTCACTGTAGATCATGTGCAACCCCTCACTGAAGATACACTCACTGGAAGGTTTCTTGTTTATGTGACACCTACTAAAAATTCTCACCAAGCCACTCCTTTagataaagtaaatttaattgcaaGTTTCAAGTGTCATAGACTGAATGTTAAGACTGCAGATTCGTCTGTAATATCAGCAATGATAAACGCCTTAGATGATAGCAATATAGtgagaaataaatatgaatttgaaGACTTGTTTCGAGCCCTTGACTCTGGATGCTGTAGCAGAATTAATGAACTTGCAATTGAAGATCATTTCAACTTATTGAATGCCTTTACTAATGTAATCGGGCATAAAATCCGTAAAAGCAACTACTTCTTATTGGCATTAAAGGTGTTAACCAACCAAAAGAATTATCTTAATAAAGAGCAGCTGGTTCATTTAATGTTCTATATTGGGCTGTTAAAGAAAGACCGCATAGCTCAGGACATGATTAGACAatgcattaaattatttaccaaAGAGACCattaacaatttaacaaaAGAAGACTTATGCATTATTTGCAATTCAACATTTAAAAccagtacaaaaataaaaaacttccTGCTTTTATATAGGATTAAATCATATATAAACAACAACTTGAATTTATTGAGTGATCCTGCAGGGTTTGTCACCTTCATTAAAACTCTAAGGCACAATCGGTATCAAGATGAAGACATCCTGAACACTATAACATGTAccatgttttttaatgaaaccctGCAGTATTATTCATTCAGTGCCATGTGCCACATTTTAGCCTTATATGCAGACTTTTTGTTCTATGATGAGAATGTATTAAATATCCTAACTTCAAAATGTTTGGAGCTACTAAAAGGCTCAACATTTACAagtaaaaatacatatttaatagaTCAGCCAAGAACTAAGGATATAAAGAGGCTTCTATGGGCTTTAAGTAATTTGGGTTATAAATTGCCCCAAAAGGATATAGATAATATTATAATGCCTCAAATTAAAGTTAGGATTAAAACAGGGCAGTTTGTGAATGATCAAGGTTCTTTAGTGCAAATGATCTTATATTTGTGGATGATGCAGTATAAGGCTCGTGATTTAATTAGGGAGGTTTTGACTGTTGAAGTTGCTAGGGACATTTGGG GAAATCAAATAGCTTGCATTGAGAGCCTAAACCTCCTATTAACATGCATCTACCATGAAGATCCTGAGCTATTTCATCAAATAAACTTGCATCCACAACAAACTTTATCATCTGCATACCACCAAAATATACAACTTGCCAAAAGGCCTATACTGCAAACCATAGTAGACAATTTAAAATCTATAGCAGTGCGGAATGGGATAGATAAATATGAAGTGGGGTGTCAAGTACCTTTCATTAATATAATAGGAATCACAGGGTTTCAGAAAAAGATTTATAAAACTGTGAATATTGAAGTGTTGGATGAATACACTTGTCTTAAAAACACAGAAAATGTGCCTTCAGGTTTGATGAAGTTGAAATTAAGGATTCTGGATGGATGCGATCAGGGTTTAATTGTG GTTTAG
- the Use1 gene encoding vesicle transport protein USE1, translated as MVGLSRQEINLRRLLAKCELMCKNQKDDERFEKYVNTLEDMLQEVKKHSNTSLESIKSYQKRIMGIKTELGITSISKYEFNDPLLMRESLLGNGVRQRNVAQGVNKTGDLDQVLKYQEDLQSKIAEEMLQFTKTLKEQSQVANKIIKNDTEVVSSSNQLTDKNFSKLVVESSKLAEHSKRAWKCWMWMMLVIVLVIFINMVLFMKVMKKSK; from the exons ATGGTGGGACTTTCCAGACAAGAAATCAACTTGAGGCGGCTGCTGGCAAAATGCGAGCTTATGTGCAAGAATCAGAAAGACGACGAAAGGTTCGAGAAATATGTGAATACCTTAGAAGATATGTTGCAGGAAGTTAAAAAACATTCCAA TACCTCTTTAGAATCCATAAAAAGCTATCAAAAAAGAATAATGGGCATAAAAACAGAATTAGGAATAACCTCTATCAGCAAATATGAGTTTAATGACCCACTTTTGATGAGGGAGAGTTTACTTGGGAATG GGGTTAGACAACGCAACGTTGCCCAAGGAGTAAATAAGACTGGAGACTTGGATCAAGTACTCAAATACCAAGAAGATTTGCAAAGTAAAATTGCTGAGGAAATGCTTCAATTCACTAAAACTTTGAAGGAGCAGTCTCAAGTGgcgaataaaataataaaaaacgataCAGAGGTTGTGAGCAGTTCCAATCAACTAACTGATAAGAATTTTTCCAAGTTAGTGGTTGAATCTAGTAAATTAGCTGAGCATTCAAAAAGAGCATGGAAATGTTGGATGTGGATGATGTTGGTTATTGTATTAGTCATTTTTATCA atatgGTATTGTTCATGAAAGTAATGAAGAAAAGCAAGTAA
- the Grip75 gene encoding gamma-tubulin complex component 4 has product MIHELLFNLWNNPGNGLISDDNDWTHHFELPQFLHPAEETLLQSIIQIGANYHKITSFTNEILSENCISNALNNPRSTEEDLNTKIQNGLYLKAFCNGVQDALEDYRKEIIRLENTFLEYPQLSLSYVLSAVDKYKGLFTVLKSMISKIQLENLYGCLLMSGLQKYIACGIDQLEKAASIILKAINTVFYQHLCNWVICGDLVDPYSEFFICDGKVADENFLYPEQISEKTAVSLVNKIKRPPIVRKFYINWDMVPKFISQDSAESILFMGRIVWILRNDPQKMEYTGDYQTKFRRDIWEGKEIEFYNKIRSVGDQSLSAGEFRPVIEECRSKLTKYLWSVMLKEGNLVEHLKLIREYYALGRGELFQQFLAVSNVKDVPSDSLLQQINTLFHETARKIYGENDKSYLRFELTCPSSQISRTKLWQSLHLNFEMQWPLHIIFHPEVIGFYNKLFSFLLRLKKTQINLFKLWTYHTFSQHKIDRRVWMLRQNLLFLVDNLQYYIQVNVIEAKFSILMKAVQSANELEDVIKIHHEFVVNLLSESFLLSLDEPQESGHKHRLYQMPVLQHNPPSKVYNIITRLLELCDEFCLSAKSWEAELTEPDLEEFDTFQKRTDIIIDTLLVLLYSLHGKVRGNHLLQLVLHLDFNKYFSRNKTDLNLTEAFKIS; this is encoded by the exons atgattcatgaGCTTCTATTTAATTTGTGGAATAATCCTGGTAATGGCTTAATTTCAGATGATAATGAC TGGACTCACCACTTCGAACTACCACAATTCCTCCACCCGGCCGAAGAAACGCTTCTACAAAGTATAATCCAAATAGGAGCCAattaccacaaaatcacctcttTTACCAATGAAATTCTCAGTGAAAACTGTATCTCCAATG CCCTTAACAACCCTCGTTCAACTGAAGAGGATCTcaatacaaaaattcaaaatggcttATATTTGAAAGCCTTCTGTAATGGAGTGCAAGATGCTCTGGAAGACTATCGTAAGGAGATTATCAGActtgaaaatacatttttggaatACCCACAGCTATCTCTCAGCTATGTGCTAAGTGCTGTGGATAAATACAAAGGCCTATTTACTGTTCTTAAGTCAATGATAtctaaaattcaattagagAATTTATATGGATGTTTGTTGATGAGtggtttacaaaaatatattgcttGTGGAATTGATCAGTTGGAAAAAGCTGCTTCTAT TATCCTAAAGGCAATTAACACAGTATTCTATCAACATCTCTGCAACTGGGTCATATGTGGAGATTTGGTAGATCCCTAcagtgaatttttcatttgtgaTGGAAAGGTTGCAGATGAAAACTTCCTATATCCAGAACAAATTAGTGAAAAGACTGCTGTATCTTtg GTAAACAAAATCAAGAGACCACCAATAGtgcgaaaattttacataaactgGGATATGGTTCCTAAATTTATCAGTCAAGATTCTGCTGAAAGTATCCTGTTTATGGGTCGCATTGTTTGGATTCTACGAAATGACCCTCAGAAGATGGAATATACTGGAGATTATCAGACCAAATTCCGAAGAGATATTTGGGAGGGGAAAGAAATTGagttttacaataaaatcCGCTCTGTTGGGGACCAAAGTTTAAGTGCTGGAGAGTTTAGACCTGTTATTGAGGAGTGCAGAAGTAAACTAACCaag TATCTATGGTCTGTGATGCTCAAAGAGGGCAACTTAGTTGAACATCTAAAGCTGATTAGAGAGTATTATGCTTTAGGCAGAGGAGAGTTGTTTCAGCAGTTTCTTGCAGTGAGCAATGTGAAGGATGTGCCTTCAGATTCACTGTTGCAACAAATTAATACCCTTTTCCATGAAACTGCCCGCAAAATATATGGGGAGAATGATAAGAGCTATTTAAGGTTTGAGCTAACTTGCCCTAGCAGTCAAATTTCTA GAACAAAACTGTGGCAAAGcctacatttaaattttgaaatgcaaTGGCCGCTGCATATAATTTTCCACCCTGAAGTTATAGGGTTCTACAATAAGCTTTTCAGCTTTCTCTTACGCTTGAAAAAGActcaaataaatttgttcaaacttTGGACTTATCACACATTCAGTCAACATAAGAT AGATCGACGCGTTTGGATGTTGCGCCAAAATCTTCTCTTCTTAGTTGATAATCTGCAGTATTATATACAAGTCAATGTAATAGAAGCTAAGTTTTCTATTCTTATGAAAGCAGTACAGAGTGCTAATGAGCTTGAAGATGTTATCAAAATTCACCATGAGTTTGTGGTCAACCTTTTATCTGAAAGTTTCCTGCTTTCTCTAGATGAG CCACAAGAAAGTGGACACAAACACAGACTATATCAGATGCCAGTGCTGCAACACAACCCCCCCAGCAAGGTATACAATATCATTACAAGACTGCTGGAATTGTGCGACGAATTTTGCCTCTCGGCAAAAAGTTGGGAAGCTGAGTTAACTGAACCGGATTTGGAGGAATTTGATACCTTCCAGAAAAGGACTGATATTATAATTGACACTTTATTGGTGCTTCTTTATAGCCTGCATGGCAAAGTTAGGGGTAATCACCTGTTACAACTGGTCCTGCATCTAGACTTCAATAAGTATTTTAGCAGGAATAAGACTGATTTGAATCTCACGGAGGCATTTAAAATCAGTTAA